The window TCATTTTTCGAGCTTTTCCCCTATGAGGATAAGCCGACACTGATTTTAACGTTTTTATCACTGCTTGAGCTGATGAAACGCCAAGTGGTCATTGTACAGCAGGACGGTAACTTTGAAGAACTAACGGTCACATTACAGAAGGAGGAATGGGATGATGACGAAAACAATGATGCTACAAAGTAGAATAGAAGCTTTATTATTTGTCGTTGGAGATGATGGCTTAACCATTAAACAATTAGCGCTATTATTGAGTGAGGCGGAAGAACTTGTCGCACAAACAATGGATTCATTGCGTACAGCATATGACGAAGATTTGACTAGAGGTATTACGATAAAAGAAATTGCAGGGGTATATCAGCTAACGACAAAGCATGAGCTTGCAGATACAATTCAAAGATTAGTAGAGAATCCAACCGCGCAATCATTGTCCCAAGCTTCACTTGAGGTATTGGCTATTGTGGCATATAAGCAACCGATTACACGTGTGGCCGTTGAGGATTTACGGGGCGTAAAATGTGAAAGGCCACTGCAAACACTCGCTTCAAGAGGGCTTGTCAAAGAGGTTGGCCGGTCAGAAGGAACAGGGCGTGCAATTTTATATGGCACAACAAAAGAGTTCTTAAATTACTTTGGTTTAAATAGTATTGAAGAAATGCCTCCACTACCTGAAGAGGAACAAGGTGATACAGAGCAAGAAACCGATTTATTTATGACGAAATTCCAAGAAACATTTAGTGGTGCAAAGTAACAAAAGAAAAATATTAAAGTGAGCAGTTATCCTGACAAGTGTTCGCCACAAAAAATGTTCCTTAGAGATGACCCTTTTGTGTTGAGCGCGCGAAGTGAGCATGAATTTTTCGACTTTCATCCGAAAATTTTTTACGACCTCAGGTGGGTCATGCTTTGGTCTAAACAGTAATAAGAACCAATACTTTCAAATCATTTAATAAGGAGTGGCTCGTTGCTTCGGTTAGTACGTTTTATGGTATTGATGTTGTTAGTGGGATTCTTGATATTTCCGGCAAGTGGCTTGGCAAGAGGTGGTAGCGGACATGTCGTCTTGGATGGTGATACTGGTCGTGTATTGAACGGTGTAAATTATGATGCACGACTTCCTATTGCGAGCTTAACGAAAATTTGGACGGCTCTTGTCGCTATTGAAAATAGTGACCTTCAAGATGAAGTGGTCATATCACCGAACGCTGCGATGGCTGAGGGTTCATCCATTTACTTGCAGGCAGGTGAAACAGTTACGGTAGAAACACTGTTATATGGTTTAATGCTACGTTCAGGGAATGATGCGGCAACCGCATTAGCCGAGCACGTGGGGGGTTCTGTTGAAGGCTTTGTTCGTTTGATGAA of the Lysinibacillus fusiformis genome contains:
- the scpB gene encoding SMC-Scp complex subunit ScpB; this translates as MTKTMMLQSRIEALLFVVGDDGLTIKQLALLLSEAEELVAQTMDSLRTAYDEDLTRGITIKEIAGVYQLTTKHELADTIQRLVENPTAQSLSQASLEVLAIVAYKQPITRVAVEDLRGVKCERPLQTLASRGLVKEVGRSEGTGRAILYGTTKEFLNYFGLNSIEEMPPLPEEEQGDTEQETDLFMTKFQETFSGAK